In Terriglobia bacterium, the genomic stretch GTTCCGGACTGGCATAACTCGGCGTTAGCAGCCGCTCGACGGTCCCTGTAGAGCCGCCGGCCTGATCCATCAATTTTGCAATGCCGAAGTCCAGCAGTTTCGGCCGGCCGGAAGCATCAACCAGGATGTTCGAGGGCTTCAGATCGCGATGGATGATCAGATGCTGGTGCGCATAACCGACGGCGTCACAAATCTGGAGAAACAACTCCAGTTTTTGCCGCAAGGGCAGCTCTGCAGCAAAACTGTCGATCGGCAGCCCGTCGACGTACTCCATTACGAGGTACGGCCGCCCGTGGATGTCGTGGCCGGCATCGAACACCTGGGCAATAGATGGGTGATTCAAACTGGAGAGGAGCTGGCGTTCCTTCTGAAAGCGTTCGCGCCATGCCGGCCGGGCGGCATCGCGGAGAATCTTGACGGCAACATTCCGCTGAATTTCACCATCCATGCGCTCGCCGAGATAGACGGCGCCCATCCCGCCGGTTCCCAGCAGCCGCACGAGGCGATAGGGTCCGCAAGCCGCAGGTTCGCCCGCTGTGGCCTCCCGCTGCATCTCATCAGCGAACGCCGCGACACAATTCGAGAATTGCTGGTCCCCGGATGCATCGAAGCTGAGGAGGGACTCCACTTCGGCGCAAATGCCGGGAGCGATGCGCCGCTCGCCGAGTATCCGTTTCCGCTCGGCCGCCGAAAGGTCGGCGAGTTCCTGAAATAGCTGGCGGACCTGCGGATTCATTGTCTTTCGTCCAATTGGCCCTTGACGCTGAATCTGCGCCTCAACCATGCCAATGCGAGCCGCAGATCGTGGCGCACCGCATGGACGGAGCGGCCGAGCACAGCGGCCGATTCTTCGGCCGTCATCCCGCCAAAGTAGCGCATCTCTACCAATTCCGCGAGACCCTTGTCCTCAATCGCGAGCGCGTCGAGGGCAGTGTCCAACTCCAGAAGCTGCAACTTTTCCAGGCCGCGCGCGCCATCCACTTCAAGATCGTTCGTAAACCTGAACTCGCCGCCGCGTTTCTTCGTGGAACGCGCTCGCGCATGATCCACAAGAACCTGGCGCATGACACGAGACGCGATCGCCAGGAAATGGGCGCGATCCGCGATCTTCGGCTGATCGATATCGAATAGTTTCAGGTATGCCTCATGGACGAGAGCAGTCGCTTGTAACGTATGGTTGGGCCGCTCCATTCGAATGTGGTGGCCGGCAATTCGATACAATTCGTTGTACAGCGTGGTGACTAGATCATTGAAGGCGCTATGGTCGCCGCTTCTCACTCTCTCCAGAAGCTGAGACACCGGGGAACTCATGCCACCTACACTATCCTTTTGGCGATTTTTTGTGCTAATTTTTCCCGGCAATCTCGCTTAGTTAGTAAATGAGCATTATCCGAAAATCGGCTGTGCCCACGCTCAGCCGCAGTGCCTTCCTGATGCGGGACAACTCCCTGGAGTTCTACCGGGAGTGTGAACGCACCGCGGGAATAGTGGAGACGCATTTCTGGCGGTTGCCGGTCTACATTGTCACAGATCCCGGCCTGATTGAGGATGTACTGGTTCGCAAACAACGTTTCTTCGTTAAATCCGGGGCTCTTCGATCGGCAAAACGGGCGTTCGGAGAGGGTTTGCTGACTTCCGATCGACAATTGTGGCGGCAGCAGCGGCAGATCATGCAACCAGCCTTTCACCCGAACCGGGTGGATGGCTACCGGGCAACCATGGAATCGGCCATGGAGAATCTATTGGCATCCTGGGGTTCCGGCGGTGAACGCAATATTCATCGGGACATGACCGATTTCTGTTTCGAAGTTCTAGCCGTGAGTCTGTTTGGAGAGGACATGTCCGAAGGACGCCTTCTCATTGCGCAAGCCGCAGCCGCGCTTCACAGTTTTCATGATGATTACCTCAAGGCGATCGGTTCCTGGGGCGGCCTTTCGTACGCGCTGCTGCGCGCTATTACCACCGCGGCGGGCCGGCCGGACTTCGTCGTCGATCCGGCGTGCCTGCCGACGGCAAATTCACGGAAATTCCGCGCTGTCATGGATACCCTCGATGCGTTCGTTGAAAGCGTGATCTCGCGGCGCAAGCTTCAACCGCCTCGCGATGACCTTTTAGGGATGTTGATCTCGGCCCGGGACGAATCCGGGCGACCCTTGCCGCCACAGCAGATCCACGATGAAGTGGTGACGATGTTTTTCGCCGGGCACGAGACTGGCGCAGCCGCACTCACCTGGGCGTTTTACCTGCTTGCCCGGCACCCGAAGGCGCAGGCAAAACTGGCCAGTCAAATCGGGACCGGCAATGATGATGAGTTTTCCAACCAGGTGATGCGGGAAGCCATGCGGCTTTATCCGCCGGCGTACCGCATCGGTCGAACCGTGGTCGAAACTTGCACGCTCGGGGGTGTAAAGGTCAGGGCGGGCGGCGAGTTGCTTATACCTCAGTGGGCGGTCCACCGTTCCGAACGTTATTACGAGGAGCCGGAACGTTTCCGGCCGGAGCGCTGGACCGCCGAGTTCACCGCCCATCTTCCCGGCTTTGCCTATTTTCCTTTCGGCGGCGGCCGCCGGACATGCATCGGAAGTGCGTTCGGCATGATCGAAAGTAAGTTCGTGCTGAATCGCGTGCTTCGCCGATTCAAACTGATACGAACCGAACAGGCAGAGCCCGCGCTGCAAATGGGCGTCACACTGCTGCCGAAAGACAGCTCTCTGCAATTAACCGTCGAGCGTCGAAACGATCCGGCACTCCCTTACCGCGAACATCAGTTGGCAGCGGCGGCACCGCGCTGCCCGTTTCACGCCGGGGAAGACTAGAGGAGGACCGATATGGGACAGGGGACTCAGTTACCAGTTGTCAATCACTATACGGCGTACAAAGCCAAACCATT encodes the following:
- a CDS encoding serine/threonine-protein kinase, producing the protein MNPQVRQLFQELADLSAAERKRILGERRIAPGICAEVESLLSFDASGDQQFSNCVAAFADEMQREATAGEPAACGPYRLVRLLGTGGMGAVYLGERMDGEIQRNVAVKILRDAARPAWRERFQKERQLLSSLNHPSIAQVFDAGHDIHGRPYLVMEYVDGLPIDSFAAELPLRQKLELFLQICDAVGYAHQHLIIHRDLKPSNILVDASGRPKLLDFGIAKLMDQAGGSTGTVERLLTPSYASPE
- a CDS encoding sigma-70 family RNA polymerase sigma factor, with protein sequence MSSPVSQLLERVRSGDHSAFNDLVTTLYNELYRIAGHHIRMERPNHTLQATALVHEAYLKLFDIDQPKIADRAHFLAIASRVMRQVLVDHARARSTKKRGGEFRFTNDLEVDGARGLEKLQLLELDTALDALAIEDKGLAELVEMRYFGGMTAEESAAVLGRSVHAVRHDLRLALAWLRRRFSVKGQLDERQ
- a CDS encoding cytochrome P450 — its product is MSIIRKSAVPTLSRSAFLMRDNSLEFYRECERTAGIVETHFWRLPVYIVTDPGLIEDVLVRKQRFFVKSGALRSAKRAFGEGLLTSDRQLWRQQRQIMQPAFHPNRVDGYRATMESAMENLLASWGSGGERNIHRDMTDFCFEVLAVSLFGEDMSEGRLLIAQAAAALHSFHDDYLKAIGSWGGLSYALLRAITTAAGRPDFVVDPACLPTANSRKFRAVMDTLDAFVESVISRRKLQPPRDDLLGMLISARDESGRPLPPQQIHDEVVTMFFAGHETGAAALTWAFYLLARHPKAQAKLASQIGTGNDDEFSNQVMREAMRLYPPAYRIGRTVVETCTLGGVKVRAGGELLIPQWAVHRSERYYEEPERFRPERWTAEFTAHLPGFAYFPFGGGRRTCIGSAFGMIESKFVLNRVLRRFKLIRTEQAEPALQMGVTLLPKDSSLQLTVERRNDPALPYREHQLAAAAPRCPFHAGED